In Setaria italica strain Yugu1 chromosome I, Setaria_italica_v2.0, whole genome shotgun sequence, the genomic window GTTTATCTGTATTATTGTTTGTTTATGTTTTTCAGAGGAACACCCTCTTTTCAACAGCAACAAGTGGTGATCAGGATAAAAGCAATCAAATGATATGTTGAAGTACCACTGCTGACTAGAATTAACAATCCTATCCAGGATGTAAATTATTATAACAAGTTAGAAGATCCAACAGATGAAGAAAATGATATTCTTGACCTTGCATTTGGGCTCACCGAAACGTAAGTGAAGATCCCCAAATGGATGAGTTTTGTTTTTGCTCTTATATCCTAATTCCTTGAACCTTGCCATTTCTGTATTCCGCAAACAAGCATTTTAATATTTTGATTCCACCTATGAATCCCCTCTACTCATTCACGCCAAATCCTCTTGCCACATTGttctccaccgccgcctgctCCTGCCGCCTCGTTCTTCTTCGGCACTCACCCTGctgcctcgtcgtcctcctccgcccgcccccGTCCGCCtcgttcctcctcctctgccccGCAGCCCGCTCCCTGCCACCTCGTCCTCCTCTGCCTGCTGCCCCTGCCGCTGCCTCCGCCACAGCCACATGGCAAATTCCCACTATCCCAGTCTCCTCCTCTGGCACCGCTAGTCCCTGCCTCCACTGAGGCTCGCTGTCCCAAGCTCCCAGCACTCCTCCACGCATCCCTGCCTAGGCGGATTTGGAGAGAGCTCACCGGGGATGCGCGCCTCTGCCCACCATTCGCCACTGATGCACGAGCGCCGCCTAGGGTACTGTCTACCCCCTTAGGCACCGCGGTACCCCACCGCCTAGCGCATAATCGCGCCTAGGCGAGTGCGGAATTCCAACTTTTGGAACACTGCATAAATATATGGTGTGCTTCTCCACGCATCTGTATAGGAGCTATAGGCCATTTCAATCACTATGACTTATGTCCTCGGACCAGCTATGCCTGCATGAACACCATCATAAACACCCCATGATCAAACTAGACGAAATAGGAATGTAATCGTGACCAAACCACAAATAACTTACCGCAATAGTGTGTTGTTATGATTTATCCATCGATTCATTTGCCACGCCGCAGTGAGGCGCTGCAGTCAGCGAGTTGGTTGTCTGGTGCTCGGTAAAGacgaagaggaagagagaggatgGTACCTGCCTAGCCTGAGGTGCTTCTTGAGCTCCTCCACAATGGAGCTGTGTCCTCGTCTGTTGTGCAAACAGGGGACTCTGTTTTTGCAGAACTGCAGTTGCTGGATTTAGGATTGTTGCCACGCAGGGCTAACTGTGTGACGTACTACCCTGCTGCACCCATTTCGTGTTACTTTGTTTGGTCAATCTGGTTTCGGACCCTGCTTCTCCTCACCACTGTATAAATAAATGAAAAGTGCggcaaaaaaagaaacagattTGATCCAATTTTTGCATTTTAGTACAAATAGTAGCAGTGGGGAGAAGCGTGTATATAAAAGAttggttttgacttttctagatacatttattttgctatacatctagatactatgtatctaaaaaatcaaaatgatctacaatttgaaacataTTAAATAGTCATAAGCTGTAAATAAGTTGTTGGCACGCCTTGCGGCGTGTGTCGCCCCATCCCGTTTGGCAGGATTCTTCGCTTTTCCCCGGACACCGACGCCGGGAGCGTGATCCCAATTGTGGCCGACATAGCTTGTCAGAATTCTGTTTCATTATCTCTATTTTTCAGTATAAAAGCCCATATTTGTGTAGTGTTTTATTTTGTCTCCTCTGCTATTTCTTTGAATAAGCTCCACGATTACTGGACCATCATCGTGATCATCTTAGGACTACTGAAAAATCCGAGGACGCTGAGAAATTGACGTGGAAACAAGAACAAGCGCGCAAGAAGAGGTCAAAGCAAAACGAGGCAACGAGATTGATGAAAATCTGACAAAAGTGACACTGTCTTATTGCAATCTATAAGTAGGGATCGAACTCGTGCGGCCCAACATGCGTCTGCCCGTCCTCCAGCAGGTCGTACTTCCAGCTATCCGGCCCGTCCACGCTGTCCTGGTACTCCCggccctccgccgcggcgcggcgcctcTTGGCCACGCGGCGGAGCACGGCGTCAACGGAGACGTCGAACGCGTCCTTGAACGACACCTGCGTCGCCGCCGGGTCCCTGTACATCACCGTCGGGATGAGCCGGACCACCTCCTCCTGCATCCgcgccaccgtcgccggcggGATCCTCCTGAGTGCCGCCTCGATGCTGGCGTTCCGGTCCACCACGTCGGCGTGCGGGATGAACACGGAGTAGCTCCGGTAGTCCCTGGGCAGGTGCCACGTGTACTGCAGGTACGCCGACGCCGGGTGGAAGAACACCGGGATGCAGCCGGCGAGGATGGCGTCGAACGTGGCCTTGCGCGTGAACGAGTCCCCGCGCGGCTGCACGCAAAACACGGCGCTCTCCATCAGCCGCAAGAACCGGCCGGGCGAGTTGTAGAGCCCGTGCCTGCCGCCGAGGATCCCGCAGGCTCCCGGCGACGCGCGGCACTGCTGGATGATCTGGGCGCGCACGGTCTTGGTGGAGCCGCTGGGGAGCAGCGCGCCGGCGAAGGCCCAGAGCCACTTGCGCTCCGCCCGGCGCACGCGGTCCTGCCAGGCGGCCACGTCGGCGTCCGACGACGGGTGGAAGTGCGACGGGAACGGCACGGCGAAGTCGTTCCCCAGCCAGGGGCTGGCCTCGATGGTGAGCAGCGTCATGTTGCGGATGGCCGGGTAGGTCATCAGCGCGTTGCCccagccgccgtcgtcggcgcggaTGAAGTCCCAGGTGCCCCGCCCGAGGACCAGGAAGTGGTCGCGGCCGCCCATGGCGCGCCACTCGCGCCGCCGCGTGAGCCAGGCGACCAGGTCGCGCGGCAGGGCGTCCCGCGCGGCGACGTCGCTCTGCCACAGGGTCAGCGACGCGTCGAAGCCGGCGTAGAAGGGCACGAacacggcgtcggcggcggccgcgtcggcggCCATGCACTCGTACCGGCGCATTCGGGCGTGGAAGATCATCGCCAGCGTGTACTGGTCTGTGTCGTACGCGCCCCTCTCCGGCAGCCCGGTGCCCTCGCCGCCGAAGAGCGGCACGCCGAACCCGTCGTTCGCCACGTGCCTGCACATGTCCATCCCCGTGGAGTGCTTACCGCAGGCGCGGGCGAGGTCGGCGTTGAACCGGGGCGGCAGGTCGTACATGTAGATCCGCCGGCCGGCGCACCGGTCCTGGCCGAGCCAGCCGCTGAGGGACGGCGGCAGCGAGGGGAGGGAGAATGAAGACGGCTTGAGGAAGATGGACGCCATGTTGCCCTGCATGGCGTAGTGAAAGTAGAATAGCAAGGCCCAGAATGTGGTGGAGATCACCGCGAGATGGCAGATCCAGGACGGCCGCCGGAGAGAGCCGGCGCCGTAGCCGTCGTCGGCCATCGCTTCTTCCTCGACGCTGGGCAGGTAGACCGAGCGGCGCTTCACCAGCGCGTACGGAAGTATCAGTGTGCTAGTGTGGATGGGGACGAGTGTAACAGCTCAAGGCCTCGACCTACGAGATCTACACCATATACTCTGCACAGCAGGCGATCGATGCATCAATGACCATGCATGCAATCTGTAAGTTACTTACACGAAGTTGACTTGGTAGTTTTTTTAGGCAGCCCGATGCATCAATCACATGCAATCTATAGTCAACTACACAAAGATAATGACATGATGGgttcactactagatttttctAATGCAACACCAGAGAAAcgttgcaatatgcccaaaatcgatgcaatatctagcaattgcaacggTAACTGTTTGGTTGGTAGGCGTGGCAAGTACTGGCGTTGCATAGCTCTTTGCAATGcccaaaatcgatgcaatatctagcaattgcaacggTAACTGTTTGGTTGGTAGGCGTGGCAAGTACTGGCGTTGCATAGCtctttgcaattttttttgggcCATTGCAACTTATGATAATTGCCACACACATTTtcgttgcattatagagtatggcaatggaggatttcgttgcattagcatgtattgcaacgcaagcagtcattgctatagtacATAGTTGCAACGTTCAAACTCtgtggtaatatggtatttcgcAATGATTTACATAGTGGTaatagaatatattgccacgaaaatttgacgttgtgacatatcctatggcaactaaatttctttcgtggaaataaactatattgcaacggaaccattttcggtggcaataattagttttgcaatggaaactattacgtggggactgtttctatggcaacacaattgctttcgtggcaataactcatattgccacggaaacatgtttggtggcgaTAATTCGGTTTGCAACGAAAAATATTACGTTGTGACAGATCATATGGCAATAAATTGGTTTTgtcgaaataaactatattgccatggaaacatatgtggtggcaataattCATTTCACAACggacaatatttagaagcaagatgatatgttgcaacgaattagcggtgaaggttattatgtattattgcaacttttatcttccgtggcaataagttgttgtgcaattgaaagtatatagatgcaataaaagatgttgcaacgaactgaggttgctgcaattatttgtttttgcaacaggtggatgtatttcttttcgcaactggaagatgtttttcgcaacggattgcattttatatatttgtatatcaaATCGTTTGTGCAATGAAATGATTTCACCAAAAtatgaattgcatcatcatgaatataaaaccaagccatctcgacattcataaagtcaaagtgccaaatacatattccaaatcgaaaatagttcataactagtgttggtatatcaacaatactaaatccttgtaatgtaggctacaggaatcatgcaatacattgattttccttgtgtcaaccatgtcatgactctgagcccatgcgatccattgaagaagaatgttcctgtccaaaaaaaaagaatgcagtgcatcaacaaaagggtctcatagtgcagtagtatgtactaaacaaacatgatcttGGTAATTTGTCTTGTGCTTGTGGACACGTGCTGGCACATAGCATATTATTCGCACACAGGAGACTGCTCTAAGTTTACTGATgcacttaaacatagattataaatcaggtttacttctgcatacctgttggcttcttgtgcgcaCACGTTTTGTAGCAGCATTCAGTAGTTGCCGTGTACTAATATACGCTCCTGCcacattgttgcttttgctattttgaaaaagacctcgagacactgtactagttctatgttttctagcatttttctcaactgttagcgtagcatcacttgggatgatgctccttgggtcagtctgcataggaaaaataggtggaagtaatttagggacaaagcacattccaatatgctaatttgtgtaacaaatatccaaattACCTTTACCTGTAGTAATGGGGTTTTTCTCTGTTCAGCAAACTTTGATAGCATCTCTTTCATAATATCTTCCCTAAGTGCttgccttttgttattttcctcttcttgaatctgtagcaatttttcttccaatatcctttccctttcagccttttcatttgcaagttgttcttctaacttgtcaaccttttgttggagCGTATTATTTTTCTGGTTGGCCGCTTCTGTAGCACGGGCTTGCTCTTGGATTTGAGCTTTCAGCAATTCACTGCGTGATGGAGTTTTAAACAAGTAAGCATGACCGTGGGTTCTGTGggttttgcatcctgtactttgcttgtagcatatttggaaaatattgttttcctctgcagtggagatgggatttgtatcatcattgcgTTCTCTCTCGGAAAGCCTTAGGCATGCATTGTCCTAATTTAAACAACAACATTGGTGTCGGTATTGgacattaaaaataataagaataatgttgttaacagtgaactatgtagattacttacatacacagccttagatgcttcatctgaccattgcccattcttcatatgagtactcaaccaaagatttaaatcacttggttcttctcctgtatgcacattagcttgacatgtatgcaaaaagatggcatgaatgaagcacattagcttgacatgtatgcaaaaagACCGTACCATACAGCAAGTCTAAGCATTACCTGCTCATGGCTCATGTTGGAAAATGATTTGGACCCCATGACATGGTTCGTCTTTGCTTCTTCACGGTTCTTGGAGTTCTGGTTGCTAGCTTTCTGTACAGGGTGTAAGTAAAAAAGTACATCAGTAGTGCATTGATCGAACTAGTAATAAATATATGGGATATATGGAAGGACgaaaaggaaatgctatgagaccttgaaatttggagatccaaaatacaagataaggtaGTGCCATTCTGCAATGTCAAGGTCTTCTGGCTTGTGTTTCATTCTTGCTGCGTGGCACTGACTGATAATCTCCATTATTTGTATCACGCCATCGCGATggcccaaatcttttcctttgcatcatcaacgtctacaagcacccacctattctgtttatgtgagaacacattcagacggagaagtatttggctatttgaggATTATTATAGCAATCATGCAACAGAATTAAACATCGTACATACCAGTGTGTCggatgctatagaatttttcacattttgatgtatgtctttccatttgttgactccaataagtggagcccttttccttgtaaacattacaatttcatccacaaaTGACCGAGCGTTAGGGCCTACGGGACCTCCCAGCTTTGTGGAAAATTCGATTTTAAGTTTCTGTGAgccgctccttatcctctttatGGCTGCTGATAAACCTTTGAGGGCACCACATCCTCCTTGCTTGCGCCCTTCACTGGAGTCTCCTATGAATCCATTAAGTAAAAAATGGTCAGATAATTGTAGCAATGTAGATtacattaaaataaaatttcCAATGCATAACACACCTTTATCGCTTTTTTGTCACGCCGAGCATGAGTTGGCCTATCTGATGGTGCTGATTGCATGGCTGCAAGACCTTCATCATCAGGAAGGTTTTGAACTTTGTCATtgtcatcttgatctaaataagatactgcatatcatacaatggatccacatcagtctatacattttttgttcacaagtaatattaactttcattgctgaatgaatgaatagaaattactaatgtcttgaagatactctttatgccttaaccattctttatatgtctCGATGGTTTCGTCCCTATAATCATCTTCAAATTCTGCACGTAACGAATATGTAAGTGCAATGGATAATACAAcacatagcttatataaattgtgacTGGAGGAATTGTACCTACCTGTGGCTGGTTCATCCTGCTGCAGGTTTTGAAGCCCTATCTTGTAAGCATCTATTTGTTCTCCTGTCCATCGTCCTTCTGTAGTTGTTTCCCTTCGTCGCTTCAAGGGAGTTATGGTTACCTACAAGTTAGTCTGTTGATCCCTTGTCAGGAGGATCCTGATTTTCCTGTCTTTTGAATTGCTTTGTAACATGGCTGGGATTTGGTGGTCATAATCAAGAGGGACGAGGGCTGCTGTGTTCCTACCACATCGCTCCttatagtacaagaaggcacGTCCACAATAGCCGAGCTTTGACTTCAAACAAACCAAGttaaaaaatgtgatattagCCCTATGACAAGTGAACTAGGCAGTTTCATGATCCGAAGGTGCCCCGACGCAATCAATAATTACACACCACCTCTCACCAGTGAGTCTGCAATCAAACTCATATGCAATCATTCACTGACCAAGGTAATGTCCTTACTCTTACACAGGAATATTAATCTATAAATTCAATAGAGGGCTATATATAACCCTAGCACTAGAAACTAGGCATGTATCGAGATCTTCCAATTTGAGATAGGAATATAACCCTAGGCATGTATCCAGATCATCCAATATCACATAGGACTATAACCCTATGCGAATTTTCCATTTGATTTCCAATAGCCTCAAAAAACATACCTGGTTCGGGgaggttcaaacaaaaactcatcAGGACCATCGTCTTCAGTCGCCATCTCTTGGTCGCCGACGGTGTGGGGCGGAGTCGGCCTCCTACCGTCGAATCCAGTCGCCATCTATTGGTTGCCGGCGGTGTGGGGTGGACTCAGCCTCCTGTCGTCATCTTCGGTCGCCATCTCGACAAGGAACCGAGAGTTGTCGGGTCGTCACCCCACTCTCCCCCACGAACGTCAAGGAAGCGTGATTAATGGCGCCGAAATTTTAGTAGATGGGGATTGGTAAAAATATATGGAAGAGTTATTTCGGTGGGGCTAGGGGGAAATTTGGGCAGGGCAAGCGGGAAAAATTtggctggggaggaggaggaggtgttttGGTATATATCGACACGTTATGTTTCATgcgtgtttaattggaacatttgagcaatGTGTTCAATATTGAAATCACTATGCACATTACTTCATctatacatgtatatattcacatggcacacaataagctccccttggcatggctcatccaaataaaacggcttcaccggtgaagccaatgCCTGTGAAGCCAATAAACATAAGGCATATCCCTTAGTGAGAGAGAAAGCATTAGGTTTGCATTGGAAAGTATATCGATTAGCGTGGAATAGATATGaacaatctaatgaaactaagttgacaccataaagttgagatacttgactctccaatattcttggaatgacttacaattaggtactccctccgtcccttatTATTTGTCACTCGGGAAGCGGGTTTGTGAGGGAAACACAGTTTTCTAGAGACAGATAAaaagggacagagggagtactttgaaactccaagtttcttggaataacttattatttggtcaaagttgaaaCTCCCAAGGTATATTTGACCATCTTGATCTATGAGTGTATAGTAAAATTAAATAGTATGCAGATAGCATTAAAGACAACTCACGGTATAATTTGTCTGTATTGCTGTCCCTATGTGACTTATACAGACGGCAGCTGCTTAAACTGTTGAACGTGCCCTAATTTGGTCaaactccaagtttcttggaatgatTTATACATAGAGTCAACCCATATATATGCATGCTCATGATTTTTAGGATCACATGCGCGCAACAAAATGAAGGTTTTCTAGCAAACTTGTCTTGGGCCACATGCTCATTGTGGGTCCGGCTCCACCTGTCACTGCCTACTGTAGTGTGGCAGTAGCCCCAAGGAGTTGGCAGGCTCAGCGATGCACACATGCACAATCCAGCATCAAAGATCTTCTCGTCGACACTGTGCCACGCCACATGTGTGCGCCCGTGCCATGATTATGTCGCGCGCGCAGGTTCCCCATGCATACCCCATTTAACACAGCAGTTGATGCCCTGCCTCACGCCGTTTCGCGCCGCCCAGCTGCCCTTTAACTGGTCCTTCAACTGCTCTATCGTCCTTTCGTTTCCCCAGTCAAGAGGCGTCTCGTCTCCCAGCGTGCGGTTGCGTTAATGCTCTGTCTCTCATGCGTGCACGCATATATAAGGGCCCTCCCACAacaagccctctgcaccctccCGCAACAAGCTGTCGCCACCATGCCTCGCCGCTTGAAGACTACTTGGGCCATGCTcaacccttcctcctccgctcctcacTCCCCGACGACGCAGCCTCCCTCGCCGTCGTCCGACAATTCGgacggctcctcctccccacctcgctcgacgccgccgccacctcccccgcTGTCGTCCGACTCATCGGACCTCGAGGTCAACCTCGAGGATGATCCGGATCGGGAGAGCGATTTGGAAGAGGAGGATTTGGTGATGTCTCAACAGGGGCCATGTCCGGAGGAGGTTGCCGTCCTCAACTCCTTAGAGACGGCACGGCAAGAAGAGGAGGACCGGTGCCTGTGCGCCATCACAAGAAAGGAGACTAAAGACTGCATCCTCAGGTGCACTCTAGAGATCTTCACTGCAGAAGCGGAGCACGCCGCCTGGAGGAAGGATCAACGGGTGGCGATGGAGGTGGAACGCCACCGGCGCGTGGCTGGAAGGAAAGAACGGGAGGAGGCGGTAGcggagaaggagcggaaggGGCACAAGAACTAGTTTATATGTAAATGTTGTCAATGGAATGAACTGGTCTTTTGTTTCGATTGTCGAACttgttctttttatgttttaacGATAGTGGTAATGGTAACCAGTTAGtagttttatcttgttcttggagtttttgccaaCGTTACCAGTTAGCATAGTAACCTAAAAACACGGTGCAAAGGATCCAACACTCActtgagtaggagtactcggtaATAGCAGAAGTTAGCCGGTGGAATCAATGTAAATGTGGTgatcaacatcaagtcacatCAGTCGCCCAGCCCATTTTCACGTACACATCTAGTACTCACTTACTACTAAAGCGGCACATCTACACAAGCGACTTAAAACCAAATGCGCATCTACACACAAGAAGAGACCCCGGAGACAGTGGCATGTAATCATACGTAGTCACATGTAAtcatatgtttcacaagtcttaactaaaattattgggaatttggtaggttctacaatgtttgttaatctaaaaaaaatgcacaatatatgtagtaaaaaaatgaaaagtaaaaaaaaggaCCACTGCCAAAGGGGGCCCGATGAGGCTCAGCCTCATAGGGAGCCCAATAGAAGGCTCAACCACGGAGGGAGCCCAACCGAGCCCACCAAGAGCAAGCAGTCAGGTAGCGAATCAGGTGGCGTATTAGATGGTAAGTCAGAGGATTTCGTTGGTGCTTGTGCACCtccctttttaagtatggcaAGGAGCTTCTTCGTGAGCGAGGTGGTACTAAAAATTGTGGCCATGAACTCTGGCGCAACAGATTTTGTATGTGGGCTGGCCCATTACGAATTCTTCCCCGTTCCCCCATCTCGCTCGCTTCTTCCCACATAAGGCCCCAAATCGCTCCACCCCGAGCTCCTGCGCTAGCCGCCGCTCTTCCACCGCACCGAGATCAAGTGACGCCTTCCGATGAACTTGGGATCTGACGCCGCCTTCCGGTCAACGGGTAGGTCGCCAGCTAGCGAGGAACGGGTAAGtcgccatatcccaaatctTCAGTTTATTATATTATCAGATTCACCGTTAATTGCAAAGAACTACAAATTATGACAATTAAACAAAAAATACATCTTCCGCTCCGTCCATAGTAGAATTCACAGGCGCAATGTATCCAGCATCGATGTAGTCGTCCGTgtcgtcttcttcatcttcatttgctaaGTCAATAGTTGTTGGTTTGGGTACAGACTCAGCAAGAGACTTTTCAATAACAAATGCGTCACCGATGACACCTTCAACGCCAGTCCTAGTCcagtttgtcaaatcttcatGTGTGCCCGATTCGATCATATCTCCGACTCCGACACCGAGtgaatcaacatcaatttctttCGGGTTTTCTAACTCGGGCATGAAGAACACATTTCTGGGGTTCATTCTAATAACAGTGCTCCAATCTTGTTTCTTTGaacctttcacataaaacacttgctGAGCCTGTGTCCCAAAAATGTAAGGTTCAATTAAATATCGCAATCGAGTTGTATCGATATCTATAATACCATATTGATTCTTGTTGAATCCTCTACCTTTCCTCCTACTGGCAGCAGGCACATCGTACCAGTCACATTGAAACAGGATGACTTCCTTTTGTGTCAGGAAATCTAGTGCGTAAATTTTTTTGACCACACCATACCAGTCAATGTTGCCAGTAGTAGgatcaccattcacaacaacaccAAAATTTTGTGTAGTCAGATTCTTCTCTACATGAGCAGTTCTGAACAGAAATCCATTGATGAAGCACCTATTGAAAACACGTGCCCGATGGTCTGGTCCCtgagaaagtgcatgcatggtatcacttgtttttctttctacATAAAGTATGTTCATCTGCAAGAAGTATAAAAGAACAATGTATAAGTACATGAGCACTAAAAGCAATAAAACCTGTGAGAAAATTGTACTTCACCTTACGCTCGAACCAGCCTACAAATTGTTCTGTATGACGTTGTTCAACATTCTGGACACACTGTTTTCTGAGTAAATCCTTATGCATACTACAGTAACGGGCAAAAAGGGGGGAATACAAAGTcaacaaaaaaacatgtatgtgcatactccaatgtaagtaaattaaagttactacttacttggcccatggaataacctcatcacaatttgttaATATCCAGTACCTCATTCGCTGCATATCTAGCCTAGTAAgttgctcaattgcaaatcctttcttagtataatcaatgttgTTGAATATGCTTAAACCTGCTGGTGGTTCATTCACTGCAGCCCTTTCATGACGCTCTAGACGATTAATCTTTGTGTCCACATCATCCAAAAAGCGAGAGCAAAAAATCATGCACTCCTCTAGTATAtatccctctgctattgaaccttcaggataggctttgttctgcacatagcctttcaacgtacatagatacctctctattggatacatccatctatagcatacaggtcctcctagtttagcctcttcagcaagatgaactggcaaatgcatcatgatatcaaaaaaagctggtgggaagatcatctccatacgacaaagagtctctctaatcgaaatgttcaatttttctaactcttcggtgctcaactccttaaaacatattgccttgaagaacctactaagctcaatcaGTCATTTAACAACCTCTTGTGGCAGTATGTGACGAACCACAATGGGTAATAGTTTCTGAAATACAACGCTAGAGGCAAAGCGTATTTGtcattcatcaccaaaggatgttgatccttcctcatgcccaaatgttgcatgtccagacgagccttctcgctatccttggattttcctgccatgtcaagcaaggttccca contains:
- the LOC101756954 gene encoding xyloglucan galactosyltransferase KATAMARI1 homolog, which produces MADDGYGAGSLRRPSWICHLAVISTTFWALLFYFHYAMQGNMASIFLKPSSFSLPSLPPSLSGWLGQDRCAGRRIYMYDLPPRFNADLARACGKHSTGMDMCRHVANDGFGVPLFGGEGTGLPERGAYDTDQYTLAMIFHARMRRYECMAADAAAADAVFVPFYAGFDASLTLWQSDVAARDALPRDLVAWLTRRREWRAMGGRDHFLVLGRGTWDFIRADDGGWGNALMTYPAIRNMTLLTIEASPWLGNDFAVPFPSHFHPSSDADVAAWQDRVRRAERKWLWAFAGALLPSGSTKTVRAQIIQQCRASPGACGILGGRHGLYNSPGRFLRLMESAVFCVQPRGDSFTRKATFDAILAGCIPVFFHPASAYLQYTWHLPRDYRSYSVFIPHADVVDRNASIEAALRRIPPATVARMQEEVVRLIPTVMYRDPAATQVSFKDAFDVSVDAVLRRVAKRRRAAAEGREYQDSVDGPDSWKYDLLEDGQTHVGPHEFDPYL